One segment of Yersinia kristensenii DNA contains the following:
- the cas3f gene encoding type I-F CRISPR-associated helicase Cas3f has product MNILLISQCNKRALGETRRILDQFAERKGDRTWQTAITAEGLNTLRKLLRKTARRNSAIACHWIKSNNQSELLWIVGNLRRFNIQGSVPTNSTQRNILRSQDENNWHSVESIALLAAVAGLFHDFGKANVLFQKGLQGKGKSYQPYRHEWVSLRLFQAFVGQQNDIQWLTALSQINADDEPRVIAHLVKDGIDHYKNPFMSLPPVATTVAWLIISHHRIPVYPKNNNYERPPKIEEMDDWLHQQFMPEWNSTNMADNEWSEQDKRDQWHFPHGTPIQSTEWRKKAQKFARRALQQPALNNYGQLSQRFTSHMARLVLMLADHHYSSLPPTIGWQDERYQAFANTDRQTKEMKQRLDEHNMGVGQNALLLGRSLPNIRKTLPAITRHKGFKQRTTQERFRWQDKAYDLASILRERSQQQGFFGINMASTGCGKTFANARIMYGLADEKQGCRFSVALGLRTLTLQTGDALRDKLTLETDDLAVLIGSQSVTQLHQLNHDKDRPPGTGSESADAFFADHQYVSYDGSLDDGRLSAWLGKSDKLNRLISAPVLVCTIDHLIPATESLRGGKQIAPMLRLLTSDLVLDEPDDFDLNDLPALCRLVNWAGMLGSRVLLSSATLPPALVQALFAAYGKGRADYQQACGQPNAPLNICCAWFDENDVAQQDIQQPKDFTAAHADFVAQRVKKLLAARALRRAELIPISAASTKKATVLDSMAAVMRDSMLRLHQQHHQTHPEGKTVSVGVVRMANINPLVAIALRLYATAAPENVRIHYCVYHSKHPLAVRSAIEQRLDATLTRYQPDALWQVAEIKHALQHYPEQHHLFVVLATSVAEVGRDHDYDWALAEPSSMRSLIQLAGRVQRHRQIAPQVANLHVLQKNYKALINIAPKKPVYLQPGFESSDYLLNSHDLDKVLLPSQYEVINAVSRIQERAKLDHANNFVDLEHVSLRMLLQGNQDPKPKYYAALWWRKQATWSGEQQRRTPFRQSATDEPHNLWLSDETDKPRFKRLDSDQIEWKDSDCFRVVDLTVAAGNSPWIDTDCLRIYQQLAELLNKELSEVSRQFGEVRLRANKDDGEMWRYHPLLGVFGALD; this is encoded by the coding sequence ATGAATATCTTATTAATATCCCAATGCAATAAACGAGCATTGGGAGAAACCCGGCGTATTTTGGACCAATTTGCGGAGCGCAAAGGTGACCGCACATGGCAAACCGCCATCACTGCTGAGGGTTTGAATACATTACGCAAATTACTGCGCAAAACAGCACGGCGTAATAGTGCGATCGCCTGTCATTGGATCAAAAGTAATAATCAAAGTGAGCTGTTGTGGATTGTCGGTAATTTAAGGCGCTTTAATATTCAAGGTTCGGTGCCGACGAATAGCACGCAACGGAATATTTTGCGCAGCCAGGATGAAAATAATTGGCACAGTGTGGAAAGTATTGCACTGCTGGCCGCGGTTGCCGGGTTATTTCATGATTTTGGCAAAGCCAATGTATTATTTCAAAAAGGTCTGCAAGGTAAAGGTAAAAGTTATCAGCCCTATCGGCATGAATGGGTGTCATTGCGGCTATTTCAGGCCTTTGTGGGGCAACAAAATGATATTCAATGGCTCACTGCACTGAGCCAAATTAATGCTGATGATGAACCCCGCGTAATAGCTCATCTGGTGAAAGATGGGATTGACCATTATAAGAATCCTTTTATGAGCTTACCACCGGTGGCCACGACAGTGGCCTGGCTGATTATCTCTCATCACCGAATACCGGTTTATCCCAAAAACAATAATTACGAGCGGCCGCCCAAAATAGAAGAAATGGACGATTGGTTGCATCAGCAATTTATGCCGGAATGGAATTCCACCAATATGGCCGATAATGAGTGGAGCGAGCAAGATAAACGGGATCAATGGCACTTCCCGCACGGCACCCCAATACAGAGTACCGAGTGGCGTAAAAAGGCGCAAAAATTTGCCCGTCGGGCTTTGCAGCAACCGGCATTGAATAATTATGGTCAGTTATCGCAACGATTTACCAGCCATATGGCGCGATTGGTATTAATGCTGGCCGACCATCATTACTCATCATTGCCGCCAACAATCGGCTGGCAAGATGAACGCTATCAGGCATTTGCCAATACTGACCGGCAAACCAAAGAAATGAAGCAACGGTTGGACGAGCATAATATGGGTGTCGGGCAAAATGCGCTGTTACTGGGCCGAAGTTTGCCCAATATCAGAAAAACCTTGCCGGCGATCACCCGCCATAAAGGATTTAAACAGCGCACCACACAAGAGCGGTTCCGCTGGCAAGACAAAGCCTATGATTTGGCAAGTATTTTGCGCGAGCGTTCGCAGCAGCAAGGTTTTTTCGGCATTAATATGGCCTCCACCGGTTGTGGTAAAACCTTTGCTAATGCACGGATTATGTATGGTTTAGCCGATGAAAAGCAGGGATGCCGCTTCTCCGTCGCTTTGGGGTTGCGCACCTTAACCTTACAAACCGGTGATGCATTGCGGGATAAACTCACACTGGAAACGGATGATTTGGCGGTATTGATTGGCTCACAATCGGTCACACAATTACATCAATTAAATCACGATAAAGACCGGCCACCCGGCACCGGCAGTGAGTCGGCTGATGCATTCTTTGCTGATCATCAGTATGTCAGTTATGACGGCAGTCTGGATGATGGGCGCTTGAGTGCCTGGCTGGGCAAGAGTGATAAATTAAACCGTCTGATTAGTGCGCCAGTGCTGGTTTGTACGATTGACCATTTGATCCCGGCCACGGAAAGCTTGCGCGGCGGCAAGCAGATAGCGCCGATGCTGCGTTTGCTCACTTCAGATTTGGTGTTGGATGAGCCGGATGACTTTGATCTCAACGACTTGCCCGCATTGTGTCGTTTGGTCAATTGGGCTGGCATGCTCGGTTCACGCGTGTTGCTCTCTTCGGCCACATTGCCGCCAGCATTGGTTCAGGCGCTCTTTGCTGCCTATGGGAAAGGACGGGCGGATTATCAGCAAGCTTGCGGGCAGCCCAATGCTCCGCTCAATATTTGTTGTGCCTGGTTTGATGAGAATGATGTCGCGCAGCAAGATATTCAGCAACCTAAGGATTTTACTGCCGCCCATGCAGATTTTGTGGCTCAGCGAGTCAAAAAACTCTTAGCCGCCCGTGCGTTACGTCGAGCCGAATTAATCCCGATTTCTGCGGCGAGCACCAAGAAAGCGACGGTGCTGGATAGCATGGCGGCGGTGATGCGCGATTCTATGTTGCGGTTACATCAACAGCATCATCAAACTCACCCTGAGGGCAAAACAGTGTCAGTTGGCGTGGTCAGGATGGCCAATATCAACCCGCTAGTGGCGATTGCCCTGCGCCTCTACGCCACGGCGGCACCAGAAAATGTCCGCATTCATTATTGCGTTTATCACAGCAAGCACCCGCTCGCGGTGCGCTCTGCTATTGAACAGCGGCTGGATGCTACCTTAACCCGCTATCAGCCAGATGCCCTCTGGCAAGTGGCTGAAATCAAACATGCATTACAGCATTACCCCGAGCAGCATCATCTGTTTGTGGTGCTCGCCACCTCGGTGGCTGAAGTGGGGCGCGACCACGATTATGACTGGGCGCTGGCCGAACCCAGCTCAATGCGCTCGTTAATTCAATTGGCGGGGCGGGTTCAGCGCCACCGGCAAATCGCGCCGCAAGTGGCGAATCTGCATGTTTTACAAAAGAATTATAAGGCGCTGATTAATATTGCCCCCAAAAAACCCGTCTATCTCCAGCCCGGTTTTGAAAGCAGCGACTACTTACTGAATAGCCATGATTTGGACAAGGTGCTGTTGCCCTCTCAGTATGAGGTGATAAATGCCGTTAGCCGGATTCAGGAGCGAGCCAAGCTGGATCATGCGAATAATTTTGTTGATTTAGAACATGTTAGCTTGAGAATGCTTTTACAGGGCAACCAAGATCCGAAGCCAAAATATTACGCCGCATTATGGTGGCGTAAACAGGCGACCTGGAGTGGGGAACAGCAACGGCGCACCCCTTTCCGGCAATCCGCTACTGATGAACCGCATAATCTGTGGCTGAGTGATGAAACAGACAAACCGCGCTTTAAACGGCTGGATAGTGACCAGATTGAATGGAAAGACAGTGACTGTTTTCGGGTGGTGGATCTGACTGTGGCGGCAGGAAATAGCCCATGGATAGATACGGATTGCTTGCGGATTTACCAACAACTGGCCGAGTTACTCAATAAGGAATTAAGTGAGGTCAGCCGACAGTTTGGTGAGGTTAGACTGCGCGCGAACAAAGACGATGGCGAAATGTGGCGTTATCATCCGTTATTAGGGGTATTTGGCGCACTCGATTAA
- the cas1f gene encoding type I-F CRISPR-associated endonuclease Cas1f: protein MDNSIHSSDLKTILHSKRSNIYYLEYCRVLVNGGRVEYVTDEGKQSLYWNIPIANTTVIMLGTGTSVTQAAMREFARAGVLVGFCGGGGAPLFAANEVEVNVSWLTAQSEYRPTEYLQDWVSFWFDDTKRLAAAVAFQRIRITQIQQHWLSSHMQREPLFQVNRDQLQSILNRFEQNLTHCQTSNDLMAQEAVLTKALYKLAANTAKYGDFTRAKRGGGVDLANRFLDHGNYLAYGLAATATWVIGLPHGLSVLHGKTRRGGLVFDVADLIKDALVLPQAFIAAMRGEEEQEFRQRCISGFQRTEALDVMIDGIKQTAALLSQVSR from the coding sequence ATGGACAATTCTATTCATTCCTCTGATCTAAAAACAATTCTGCACTCAAAGCGTTCAAATATTTATTATTTAGAATATTGTCGTGTATTAGTTAACGGCGGGCGGGTTGAATATGTCACTGATGAGGGGAAACAATCTCTTTATTGGAATATCCCCATCGCGAATACCACTGTCATCATGTTGGGGACGGGGACATCTGTGACTCAAGCCGCTATGCGTGAGTTTGCCCGCGCGGGTGTTTTAGTCGGGTTTTGTGGCGGTGGTGGCGCACCACTTTTTGCGGCGAATGAAGTTGAGGTCAATGTTTCGTGGCTAACGGCACAAAGTGAATACCGGCCAACCGAATATCTACAAGATTGGGTTAGCTTCTGGTTCGATGACACCAAAAGACTGGCAGCCGCGGTCGCTTTCCAGCGCATCAGGATAACCCAAATACAGCAACATTGGCTAAGCAGCCACATGCAACGCGAACCCCTTTTTCAAGTAAATCGTGACCAATTGCAAAGTATTCTTAACCGTTTCGAACAAAATTTAACTCACTGTCAGACCAGTAATGACCTAATGGCTCAAGAGGCTGTATTGACCAAAGCGCTGTATAAGTTAGCAGCCAATACAGCGAAGTATGGTGACTTTACCCGTGCAAAACGAGGTGGTGGGGTAGACCTTGCTAACCGTTTTCTTGATCATGGGAATTACCTCGCTTATGGCTTAGCCGCCACTGCAACCTGGGTAATTGGCTTACCTCATGGATTATCTGTTTTGCATGGCAAGACTCGGCGCGGCGGGTTAGTTTTTGATGTGGCAGATTTAATTAAAGATGCTTTGGTGCTCCCCCAAGCATTTATTGCGGCGATGCGTGGAGAGGAAGAGCAAGAATTTCGTCAGCGTTGTATTAGCGGGTTTCAAAGAACAGAAGCGCTGGATGTCATGATTGATGGCATAAAACAGACTGCAGCTCTTCTTAGCCAGGTATCACGATGA
- the csy3 gene encoding type I-F CRISPR-associated protein Csy3: protein MAKATIKTASVLAFERKLSNSDATMFAGHWEQKDSWQPIVIKEKSVRGTISNRLKNAIASDSGKVDAEIQKANLQRVDMAALPFDADTLKMSFTLRVLGNLATPSVCNDQEYQAELASVINGYIAEQGFGVLAARYAENLANGRFLWRNRVGAEQIKVCVTGKTKSWQFESGDFSLRQFIQPSGDLAELAQEIEQGLAGNGFTFLTIDAFVRLGNGQEVYPSQELVLDSNSKKSKVLYQVDGIAALHSQKIGNALRTIDDWYPDAVELELGPIAVEPYGSVTSRGKAYRQPKQKMDFYTLLDNWVTKGNAPDVSQQHYVMAILIRGGVFGEKAE, encoded by the coding sequence ATGGCTAAAGCAACGATTAAGACCGCTTCTGTTCTGGCATTTGAACGCAAATTATCTAATTCTGATGCCACGATGTTTGCCGGTCATTGGGAACAAAAAGACAGCTGGCAACCTATTGTTATTAAAGAGAAGTCTGTGAGGGGCACTATCTCCAACCGGCTGAAAAATGCCATAGCCAGTGATTCGGGCAAAGTGGATGCGGAGATTCAAAAAGCGAATTTGCAGCGGGTCGATATGGCCGCACTGCCTTTTGATGCCGACACCTTGAAAATGAGCTTCACTCTGCGGGTGCTGGGCAATCTCGCGACGCCGTCAGTCTGTAATGATCAGGAATATCAGGCGGAGTTGGCGAGTGTTATCAATGGTTATATCGCAGAGCAGGGCTTTGGTGTACTGGCGGCGCGTTATGCAGAGAACCTGGCGAATGGCCGTTTTTTATGGCGCAACCGGGTGGGTGCTGAACAAATTAAAGTGTGTGTGACCGGTAAAACAAAAAGCTGGCAGTTTGAAAGTGGTGATTTTAGTTTGCGCCAATTTATCCAGCCGAGTGGTGATCTGGCAGAATTGGCACAGGAAATCGAACAAGGTTTGGCGGGTAACGGTTTTACATTCCTGACCATTGATGCTTTCGTGCGCCTGGGCAACGGGCAGGAAGTCTACCCATCCCAAGAGTTGGTGCTGGACAGTAACAGTAAGAAAAGCAAAGTGTTATATCAGGTTGATGGCATCGCGGCATTGCATTCGCAAAAAATTGGTAATGCGCTGCGTACTATCGATGACTGGTATCCGGATGCGGTGGAATTAGAACTTGGGCCGATTGCGGTCGAACCTTATGGTTCAGTGACCAGCCGGGGTAAAGCTTATCGCCAGCCAAAACAGAAAATGGATTTTTACACGTTATTGGATAATTGGGTGACGAAGGGTAATGCCCCTGATGTCAGTCAACAACACTATGTGATGGCAATTTTAATCCGTGGTGGTGTCTTTGGTGAGAAAGCCGAATAA
- the tusE gene encoding sulfurtransferase TusE, with protein MLEFEGRTIDTDAQGYLKNSADWSEALAPILAEQESIILTEPHWEVVRFVRAFYQEFNTSPAIRMLVKAMAQKYGEEKGNSRYLYRLFPKGPAKQATKIAGLPKPVKCI; from the coding sequence ATGTTGGAGTTTGAAGGCCGCACGATTGATACCGACGCGCAAGGTTACCTGAAAAATAGCGCAGACTGGAGCGAAGCTCTGGCCCCGATACTGGCTGAACAAGAGAGCATTATCCTCACCGAGCCGCACTGGGAAGTGGTGCGTTTTGTACGTGCTTTTTATCAGGAATTTAATACGTCACCGGCCATCCGGATGCTGGTAAAAGCCATGGCGCAGAAATACGGTGAAGAAAAAGGTAATAGCCGCTATCTCTATCGTTTATTCCCCAAGGGGCCTGCAAAACAAGCGACAAAAATTGCCGGGCTGCCAAAACCGGTGAAATGTATTTAA
- the csy2 gene encoding type I-F CRISPR-associated protein Csy2 — protein MSSLIILQQVRVENANAIAGLTYGFPAITHFLGYSHALSRKLQASHGLTLQGCAVICHQQQVHAYSSGYDYVFSLTRNPLTKEAKVAAFNEEGRMHMTVSLVIECEGVIADGDAGAKALAKHLALLCLSQRLAGGTITHIGQIKVINYPETETATRRLLCRLLPGFVLVDRSELLAEHFNRLKQSQPQAEMLDAWLDFSAFKMQAVAAPGDNSPEQGAPAQWDIIAKPGKGGYLVPIVTGYRAISPLYAPGEVEKSRDPETPFRFAESVYGIGEWSGLHRIKDLRHILWQYHQQDDHYLCRCALPAPVDNYAFNDDEEF, from the coding sequence ATGAGTTCACTGATTATTTTGCAGCAAGTGCGGGTGGAAAACGCCAATGCTATCGCGGGCTTAACCTATGGTTTTCCGGCAATAACCCATTTTTTGGGCTATAGCCACGCGCTGTCTCGTAAATTGCAAGCCAGCCATGGTTTAACCCTACAGGGCTGCGCGGTTATCTGCCATCAACAGCAAGTCCATGCCTACTCATCCGGCTATGATTATGTCTTCTCGCTGACTCGCAACCCACTGACTAAAGAGGCTAAAGTCGCCGCTTTCAATGAAGAGGGGCGCATGCATATGACGGTTTCCTTAGTGATTGAGTGTGAGGGAGTGATTGCCGATGGTGATGCTGGAGCTAAGGCGCTGGCAAAACATCTGGCGTTACTGTGTCTGAGCCAGCGGCTGGCGGGGGGCACTATCACCCACATCGGCCAAATAAAGGTGATTAATTACCCAGAAACTGAGACCGCGACCCGCAGATTATTGTGCCGGTTGCTGCCGGGCTTCGTGTTAGTTGATCGCTCCGAGCTGTTGGCGGAACATTTTAACCGATTAAAACAAAGCCAACCGCAGGCCGAGATGCTTGATGCCTGGCTGGATTTCTCGGCATTCAAAATGCAGGCGGTAGCTGCGCCGGGGGATAACTCACCAGAGCAGGGTGCGCCAGCTCAGTGGGACATTATCGCCAAGCCCGGAAAGGGCGGGTATTTGGTGCCTATTGTCACCGGTTATCGCGCTATTTCCCCTTTGTATGCACCCGGTGAGGTGGAAAAATCTCGTGACCCCGAAACCCCTTTTCGCTTTGCTGAATCAGTCTACGGCATTGGGGAATGGAGCGGATTGCACCGCATAAAAGATCTGCGCCACATACTCTGGCAATATCACCAGCAAGACGATCACTATCTCTGTCGCTGCGCGCTTCCCGCACCAGTTGATAACTATGCATTTAATGACGATGAAGAATTTTAA
- the nrfA gene encoding ammonia-forming nitrite reductase cytochrome c552 subunit, whose translation MSVGILALLVIGGVFSVSAAPTPPIEARNDKFAQQHVDQFTSWLKTQESGPREDALAEDPNLVILWAGYPFAKDYNKPRGHAYAVTDVRETLRTAAPKTAEDGPLPMACWSCKSPDVARLINEQGEEGYFKGTWARGGPEVVNQLGCADCHDTASADFAAGKPALVLSRPYIDRALQSINKPFEHASRLDQQSMVCSQCHVEYHFAGKDKAVKLPWDQGTDVESMEKYYDEIAFSDWVHPLSKAPLLKAQHPEYETWRAGIHGKNNVSCIDCHMPKIQNAAGKVYTDHQIRNPFDSFETTCVNCHTQDKKTLQDIVAERKASIQELKLNVEKQLVHAHYEAKAAWDAGATEQEMQPILQDIRHAQWRWDYAIASHGIHMHAPDVGLRVLGGALNKAADARTKLARLLATKGISHEIPLPDISTKLNAQKALGMDMDKLNSEKQEFLQQVVPAWDAEAKKAGRLSQ comes from the coding sequence ATGTCGGTAGGGATATTGGCGCTTTTGGTCATCGGAGGGGTGTTTTCTGTGTCGGCAGCACCTACGCCGCCGATTGAGGCCCGCAATGATAAGTTCGCGCAGCAGCATGTGGATCAATTCACCTCTTGGTTGAAAACCCAAGAAAGTGGGCCGCGAGAAGATGCTTTGGCTGAAGATCCCAATCTGGTGATTCTGTGGGCGGGTTATCCATTCGCCAAAGATTATAACAAACCGCGCGGCCATGCTTACGCTGTCACGGATGTGCGGGAAACCTTGCGCACAGCAGCCCCCAAAACTGCTGAAGATGGCCCATTGCCCATGGCGTGTTGGAGCTGTAAAAGCCCGGATGTCGCCCGCTTGATCAATGAACAAGGGGAAGAGGGCTATTTCAAAGGAACCTGGGCCAGAGGTGGCCCGGAAGTGGTCAATCAGTTGGGATGCGCCGATTGTCATGATACCGCCTCGGCCGATTTTGCAGCGGGCAAACCCGCATTGGTGCTATCACGTCCCTATATTGATCGCGCGCTGCAATCTATCAACAAACCTTTCGAACATGCCAGCCGCTTGGACCAACAATCTATGGTGTGCAGCCAGTGCCACGTGGAATATCACTTCGCCGGTAAAGACAAAGCGGTGAAACTCCCTTGGGATCAAGGGACTGACGTGGAGTCGATGGAGAAATATTATGACGAAATTGCTTTCTCTGATTGGGTTCACCCCCTGTCGAAAGCCCCACTGCTGAAAGCGCAACATCCTGAATACGAAACCTGGCGTGCAGGTATTCACGGTAAAAATAATGTCAGTTGCATTGATTGCCATATGCCGAAAATCCAAAATGCGGCGGGTAAAGTGTATACCGATCATCAAATCCGCAATCCCTTTGATAGCTTCGAAACCACCTGTGTTAACTGCCATACCCAAGATAAAAAAACCTTGCAAGATATTGTCGCCGAACGCAAAGCCAGCATTCAGGAGTTGAAACTGAATGTTGAGAAACAGCTGGTTCATGCGCATTACGAGGCGAAAGCAGCCTGGGATGCCGGGGCGACTGAGCAAGAAATGCAGCCGATTTTGCAGGATATTCGCCATGCGCAGTGGCGCTGGGATTACGCCATTGCTTCCCACGGTATACATATGCATGCACCGGATGTGGGGCTGCGGGTACTCGGCGGCGCGTTGAATAAAGCCGCAGACGCCCGCACCAAACTGGCGCGCTTGCTGGCCACCAAGGGGATCAGCCACGAAATTCCACTGCCGGATATCTCCACCAAACTCAATGCGCAGAAAGCGCTGGGGATGGACATGGATA
- the csy1 gene encoding type I-F CRISPR-associated protein Csy1 — protein MQENGLAAFIVSYIEGRKQPKLEAFDKEAEKRLAGLTAAEDIARVQQENALQRQELAARYETRSWLTDAASRAGQISLVTHALKYIHSDARGSSVFNLPAAEDNAVYLSSATLAKPAIDAVGNAAALDVAKLLQTEHNGDSLLACLHRADYSPLAELAENPAQLTLWVEGFKQALVDKQLTSHKLAKQLYFPVGPNQYHLLSPLFSSSLAHAMHQRITDARFGDQSKEAKAAYKAKTWHPQPRVMYLDTAVQNIGGTKPQNISYLNSVRGGKVWLLPAGAPQWRSSRKPPTKHSSIFNDNSEFTALAYSTARQMQQYLLSVKPLTNTMGIRASRLAYSDEIIDILFNYVAEVQNLKIAAGWSQEDGCNLKLSQQIWLDPAFKQQRELGDWKKEVAQEFGYWLNRRLKHDELVFGEVERREWASLFKQRLREFEQGSLSEPESLEAES, from the coding sequence ATGCAAGAAAATGGATTAGCGGCTTTTATTGTCTCCTATATTGAAGGCCGCAAGCAGCCCAAGCTTGAAGCTTTTGATAAGGAAGCAGAAAAAAGGCTGGCAGGGTTAACCGCAGCAGAAGATATCGCGCGGGTGCAGCAAGAAAACGCACTACAACGACAAGAGTTGGCGGCCCGCTATGAGACTCGCAGTTGGCTAACAGATGCCGCCAGCCGGGCCGGGCAAATCAGCTTAGTCACCCATGCATTGAAATACATCCACAGTGACGCCAGAGGCAGCAGTGTATTTAATCTGCCTGCGGCAGAAGATAATGCTGTTTATCTCTCTAGCGCCACCTTAGCGAAACCGGCCATCGATGCCGTGGGCAATGCCGCGGCGCTTGATGTCGCCAAATTGCTGCAAACCGAGCATAACGGCGATTCATTACTGGCCTGTCTGCATCGTGCTGATTATTCGCCCTTAGCCGAGTTAGCCGAAAATCCAGCGCAATTGACATTGTGGGTGGAGGGGTTCAAACAGGCGCTGGTGGATAAACAACTCACTTCGCACAAACTGGCAAAACAGCTTTATTTCCCGGTGGGGCCAAATCAATATCATCTGCTCAGCCCGCTGTTCTCCTCATCTTTAGCCCATGCTATGCATCAGCGCATCACTGACGCCCGTTTTGGTGATCAATCTAAAGAGGCCAAGGCTGCCTATAAAGCGAAAACATGGCATCCGCAACCCCGCGTAATGTATCTCGATACCGCAGTACAGAATATCGGCGGCACCAAACCACAAAATATCTCTTATCTGAACAGCGTCCGTGGCGGAAAAGTCTGGTTGTTACCCGCCGGTGCGCCACAGTGGCGCAGTAGCCGCAAACCGCCCACCAAACATAGCTCCATCTTCAATGATAATAGTGAATTTACCGCCCTGGCATACTCAACCGCACGGCAAATGCAGCAGTATCTACTGAGTGTTAAACCGCTGACGAATACCATGGGGATTCGCGCCTCTCGTCTGGCCTACAGTGATGAAATCATTGATATTTTATTTAATTATGTCGCTGAAGTGCAAAATCTTAAAATAGCCGCTGGCTGGAGTCAGGAGGACGGCTGCAACTTAAAACTTTCGCAACAGATTTGGCTTGACCCGGCATTTAAACAGCAGCGCGAGTTAGGCGACTGGAAAAAAGAGGTCGCCCAAGAGTTTGGCTACTGGCTTAATCGCCGACTAAAACACGATGAATTGGTGTTTGGCGAAGTAGAGCGGCGGGAGTGGGCCAGCTTGTTTAAGCAGCGGCTACGTGAGTTTGAGCAAGGCAGCCTGTCTGAACCAGAGAGTCTGGAGGCAGAGTCATGA
- the cas6f gene encoding type I-F CRISPR-associated endoribonuclease Cas6/Csy4, translating into MDHYLNIRVLADPEFSTQALLEALFAKLHRALVATGHGRIGVSFPSAGKTLGSQLRLHGGSGDLVELQSAGWLKGLRDYCECSEIIPIPTRVQYRVVRRVQVKSNAQRLRRRSVSKGWLTEEEALLRIPDNREQHCHLPFLRLKSLSSEQSFLLFIDQGELQQAPVSGTFSAYGLSAIATVPWF; encoded by the coding sequence ATGGATCATTACCTTAATATACGCGTGCTTGCTGACCCCGAGTTTAGCACTCAGGCCTTATTGGAGGCCCTGTTTGCCAAATTACACCGGGCACTTGTCGCCACCGGTCATGGGCGCATCGGGGTGAGTTTTCCCAGTGCTGGGAAGACGTTGGGCAGCCAATTACGGCTACATGGCGGCTCTGGCGATTTAGTCGAATTGCAGTCTGCGGGCTGGCTGAAAGGTTTGCGGGATTATTGCGAATGCAGTGAAATTATTCCGATACCGACACGGGTTCAATATCGGGTCGTGCGCCGCGTGCAGGTAAAAAGTAATGCGCAGCGGCTACGCCGTCGTTCTGTCAGTAAAGGCTGGCTGACTGAGGAAGAGGCTCTATTACGGATCCCTGATAATCGCGAGCAGCACTGTCATTTACCTTTTTTACGCTTAAAAAGCCTATCCAGCGAGCAAAGCTTCTTGTTATTTATTGATCAAGGCGAGTTACAGCAAGCACCGGTTAGCGGAACCTTCAGTGCTTACGGTTTAAGTGCCATAGCCACTGTCCCTTGGTTTTAA
- the yccX gene encoding acylphosphatase, whose protein sequence is MAKVCTAAYVYGVVQGVGFRYSTQRQALALGVAGYARNCDDGSVEVVAYGEQQAVEQLMEWIKQGGPRGARVDRLLTEPHPATPFETFNIRY, encoded by the coding sequence ATGGCAAAAGTATGCACCGCTGCTTATGTTTATGGTGTGGTTCAAGGTGTGGGATTTCGCTATAGCACGCAACGGCAAGCACTGGCGCTAGGAGTGGCCGGTTATGCCCGCAATTGTGACGATGGCAGTGTAGAAGTGGTGGCTTATGGTGAACAACAGGCGGTCGAGCAACTGATGGAGTGGATCAAACAGGGCGGGCCACGGGGCGCGCGTGTTGATCGCCTACTGACAGAGCCTCATCCGGCCACACCATTTGAGACATTTAACATTCGCTATTAG